In the genome of Candidatus Nitrosotenuis sp. DW1, one region contains:
- a CDS encoding RlmE family RNA methyltransferase, whose translation MKPIDAKRDHYRKLAREQGFRSRATYKLLELNNSYRIIGPGFYVVDLGCAPGGWSQVAVKLAGNKGKVVGVDMDYMEELPGAYFIRGSVEDESVADEVLEYLGSKANAVICDIAPHVSGHWSVDHAKQISLNYSCSKIMDRVLTHKGNALFKVFDGEYSLEFRDYLKKKFAKVQLRKPNASRKPSSEMYYICLGYGI comes from the coding sequence ATGAAACCAATCGATGCAAAGCGAGACCATTATAGGAAACTAGCCCGTGAACAAGGATTCCGAAGCAGGGCAACATACAAGCTGCTTGAGCTGAATAATTCTTATCGAATAATCGGACCTGGGTTCTACGTTGTGGACCTTGGGTGCGCACCTGGGGGCTGGTCGCAGGTTGCAGTAAAACTTGCAGGAAACAAGGGCAAGGTGGTGGGAGTCGACATGGACTACATGGAGGAACTGCCTGGCGCATATTTTATTCGGGGCTCAGTTGAGGACGAGTCAGTCGCAGACGAAGTGCTAGAATATCTTGGCTCAAAGGCAAACGCTGTGATCTGTGACATTGCGCCCCATGTGTCAGGACACTGGTCTGTGGATCACGCCAAGCAAATCTCGTTAAACTATTCATGCTCAAAAATAATGGACAGGGTTCTGACCCACAAGGGAAACGCACTGTTCAAAGTCTTTGACGGGGAATACTCACTGGAGTTTCGTGACTATCTGAAAAAAAAGTTTGCCAAAGTCCAGCTCAGAAAGCCAAACGCAAGCAGAAAGCCTAGCAGCGAAATG
- a CDS encoding transcriptional regulator: MAKTKPSDKPAKKDKNLPAKVDKKKEDKKSPAKEDKKSKKTVTKEEKKKDEKKSKEEKAIPKEDKKKDKKSKKVEEEESEKTLDEELEEQLTDEEIENFQIEKVDMEKLTNRVCLFLTNYDNGIIQSELWKKFKLTSRDGSRLALKLERMGIITREKILENKRWTYVLKIKKTPVSTESIENAPCLVCPVEQKCSLEGEVSPKTCSWIEDWTIAELSKPKKKKE, translated from the coding sequence ATGGCAAAAACAAAACCCTCTGACAAACCTGCAAAAAAAGACAAGAACTTGCCAGCTAAGGTGGACAAGAAAAAGGAAGACAAGAAATCCCCGGCAAAGGAAGACAAGAAATCAAAAAAGACTGTAACAAAAGAGGAAAAGAAAAAAGACGAGAAAAAATCTAAGGAAGAAAAGGCAATTCCAAAAGAAGACAAGAAAAAAGACAAGAAATCAAAAAAGGTAGAGGAGGAAGAGTCAGAAAAAACGCTTGACGAAGAGCTAGAAGAGCAGCTCACAGACGAAGAGATTGAGAATTTCCAAATTGAAAAAGTCGACATGGAAAAGTTGACAAACAGAGTTTGCCTGTTTTTAACAAATTATGATAATGGTATAATCCAAAGCGAGCTTTGGAAAAAATTCAAACTGACAAGCAGGGACGGATCAAGGCTTGCGCTAAAACTGGAAAGAATGGGAATCATCACAAGAGAAAAAATTCTTGAAAACAAAAGATGGACCTACGTGCTCAAGATAAAAAAGACTCCAGTAAGCACAGAATCAATTGAGAACGCCCCGTGCCTTGTGTGCCCAGTTGAGCAAAAATGCAGCTTGGAAGGCGAGGTTAGCCCAAAAACCTGCAGTTGGATTGAGGACTGGACAATTGCAGAACTGTCAAAACCAAAGAAAAAGAAAGAATAA
- a CDS encoding AAA family ATPase, with the protein MRLRKFRVRAYRCIHDSGEIKVGDLAAFVGRNESGKTTILQALTLLNKDERVSDLDMCDEMTEELKSEMILVEGHFNLIPSETKLIKEKFPHIPDILTMKIFRTNKQPRVQYDFGSVKLSEEQNRALNSWENYTEKILDFISTIPNHIRIQFDTKFFEGPPPSSKETYVREMTEFNNNLQMLASDEPQILSEWSKFYQNAEKTYDDLLVGTTEKTALENFILEHLHPRFVYFSDYKKIYGNINLDEYVKEIKRPEGLEYAEEFDKAETVKNLFYLAELDTEKLEEYKNSPPKLIKLLNAASRRLTDRLNPAWKGDPIHVDLRYNPGNVMSVVISDVHKDGTVTNTGLLSRRAEGFKWTFSFIVNFAAETQKAELKEAILLLDEPARNLHPAQQMGISDLLKNLAGSNQVLYATHSPFMIFDYTPGNLLVVELDKRRHLSRIHYDYWNADDATLIPILYGLSRGLVESIVDREIGTNSRPVIIVETMSDAMYLNAFDKFLEDPNISMNPLNVVAAFSKNSVLPLAIFYRNHGHNVSVILDNTIESKKIAEYLKANEFTDLQIIYLEHGGKQIESMEDLIVPEDYLHAVNQTYEIKLRKEGYRNLTKEEVASKNKKGIIEDLQAVWAEHRDDGWNEFDVEEIARYICEKIALKEADFLTDKTKDQFRALFRLIAERIRQQQNITAQVGLTKFQKSKPK; encoded by the coding sequence ATGAGGCTGCGAAAATTCAGAGTGCGCGCATACAGATGCATACATGATTCTGGAGAAATCAAAGTGGGAGACCTGGCGGCATTTGTCGGCAGAAACGAGAGCGGCAAGACTACAATTCTTCAAGCACTTACCTTACTGAACAAGGACGAGCGAGTATCTGATCTTGACATGTGTGACGAGATGACAGAGGAGCTAAAGTCCGAGATGATTCTAGTCGAGGGCCACTTTAATCTCATACCGTCAGAGACAAAACTGATCAAAGAAAAGTTTCCGCACATACCAGACATTCTCACAATGAAAATTTTTAGAACAAACAAGCAGCCCCGGGTCCAGTACGACTTTGGAAGTGTCAAGCTAAGTGAGGAGCAAAACAGGGCGCTAAACTCGTGGGAAAATTATACTGAAAAAATTCTTGATTTCATATCTACAATTCCAAATCACATTAGAATCCAGTTTGACACAAAGTTCTTTGAGGGCCCGCCCCCAAGCAGCAAAGAAACGTATGTTCGGGAGATGACAGAGTTTAACAACAACTTGCAGATGCTTGCGTCAGACGAGCCTCAGATTTTATCAGAGTGGTCCAAGTTTTACCAGAATGCGGAAAAAACATACGACGACTTGCTTGTCGGCACCACCGAGAAGACAGCACTTGAAAACTTCATACTAGAACACCTCCACCCAAGGTTTGTCTACTTTTCTGACTACAAGAAAATCTACGGCAACATAAATCTGGACGAGTACGTAAAGGAGATAAAAAGGCCAGAGGGGCTAGAATATGCCGAAGAGTTTGACAAGGCAGAGACGGTAAAGAACCTGTTTTATTTGGCAGAGCTTGACACTGAGAAACTCGAAGAATACAAGAACAGCCCTCCAAAGCTAATCAAGCTTCTAAACGCAGCAAGCAGGAGGCTCACAGACAGGCTCAACCCAGCATGGAAGGGCGACCCCATACACGTGGACCTGAGGTACAACCCAGGAAACGTCATGAGCGTCGTAATATCAGACGTGCACAAGGACGGAACAGTGACAAACACAGGCCTTCTCAGCAGGAGGGCAGAAGGATTCAAGTGGACATTTTCATTTATCGTAAATTTCGCAGCAGAGACGCAAAAGGCAGAGCTAAAAGAGGCAATACTTCTTTTGGACGAGCCTGCAAGGAACCTGCACCCGGCTCAACAGATGGGAATATCAGACCTGCTAAAAAACCTGGCAGGATCAAACCAGGTCCTATACGCGACGCACTCGCCGTTTATGATATTTGACTACACCCCCGGAAACCTCCTGGTAGTCGAACTTGACAAGAGAAGACACCTAAGCAGAATCCACTACGACTACTGGAATGCAGACGATGCCACACTGATTCCAATTCTTTACGGACTATCGCGAGGATTGGTAGAATCCATAGTGGATAGGGAAATTGGAACAAACTCAAGGCCGGTCATAATTGTGGAGACAATGTCAGACGCAATGTACCTTAACGCATTTGACAAATTCCTAGAGGATCCAAACATCTCGATGAACCCGCTAAACGTGGTTGCAGCATTTAGCAAAAATTCAGTACTGCCGCTTGCAATATTTTACAGAAACCACGGGCACAACGTTTCTGTCATACTTGACAACACAATAGAGTCAAAAAAGATAGCAGAGTACCTCAAGGCAAACGAGTTTACGGATTTGCAGATAATCTACCTGGAGCACGGCGGAAAGCAGATAGAGTCGATGGAGGATCTCATAGTCCCAGAGGACTATTTGCATGCAGTCAACCAGACATACGAGATAAAGCTAAGAAAGGAAGGCTACAGAAACCTGACAAAAGAAGAGGTGGCATCAAAGAACAAGAAGGGAATAATCGAGGATCTGCAGGCAGTGTGGGCAGAACATCGGGATGACGGCTGGAACGAGTTTGATGTCGAGGAAATAGCCAGATACATTTGCGAAAAAATCGCCCTAAAGGAGGCAGATTTTCTCACAGACAAGACGAAGGACCAGTTCAGGGCACTCTTTAGGCTAATTGCAGAGCGAATAAGACAGCAGCAGAACATCACTGCCCAAGTTGGGCTGACCAAGTTCCAAAAAAGTAAGCCAAAATAG